Proteins encoded by one window of Papio anubis isolate 15944 chromosome 7, Panubis1.0, whole genome shotgun sequence:
- the CPLX3 gene encoding complexin-3 isoform X1 gives MAFMVKTMVGGQLKNLTGSLGGGEDKGDGDKSAAEAQGMSREEYEEYQKQLVEEKMERDAQFTQRKAERATLRSHFRDKYRLPKNETDESQIQMAGGDVELPRELAKMIEEDTEEEEEKASVLGQLASLPGLDLGSLKDKAQATLGDLKQSAEKCHVM, from the exons ATGGCGTTTATGGTGAAGACCATGGTGGGCGGCCAGCTGAAGAACCTCActgggagcctgggaggcggCGAGGACAAGGGGGATGGGGACAAGTCGGCAGCCGAAGCTCAGGGCATGAGCCGGGAGGAGTACGAGGAGTATCAGAAGCAACTGGTGGAAGAGAA GATGGAGCGGGATGCACAGTTCACACAGAGGAAGGCAGAGCGGGCCACACTGCGGAGCCACTTCCGAGACAAATACCGGCTACCCAAG AACGAGACAGATGAGAGCCAGATCCAGATGGCAGGTGGAGACGTGGAGCTGCCCCGGGAGTTGGCCAAGATGATCGAGGAggacacagaggaggaggaggagaaggcctCAGTCCTTGGGCAGCTGGCCAGCCTTCCTGGCTTGGACCTGGGCTCACTCAAGGACAAGGCCCAGGCCACACTGGGGGACCTCAAGCAATCAGCTGAGAAGTGTCACGTAATGTGA
- the CPLX3 gene encoding complexin-3 isoform X2, whose amino-acid sequence MAFMVKTMVGGQLKNLTGSLGGGEDKGDGDKSAAEAQGMSREEYEEYQKQLVEEKMERDAQFTQRKAERATLRSHFRDKYRLPKVICAHQGPGLCAEGTPVLMKLTGLYFWSQSRPLLSSTPRYRHQA is encoded by the exons ATGGCGTTTATGGTGAAGACCATGGTGGGCGGCCAGCTGAAGAACCTCActgggagcctgggaggcggCGAGGACAAGGGGGATGGGGACAAGTCGGCAGCCGAAGCTCAGGGCATGAGCCGGGAGGAGTACGAGGAGTATCAGAAGCAACTGGTGGAAGAGAA GATGGAGCGGGATGCACAGTTCACACAGAGGAAGGCAGAGCGGGCCACACTGCGGAGCCACTTCCGAGACAAATACCGGCTACCCAAG GTAATCTGTGCCCACCAAGGGCCAGGGCTTTGTGCTGAGGGGACCCCAGTTCTCATGAAACTGACAGGTCTGTATTTCTGGAGCCAATCTAGGCCTCTTCTCTCCTCCACCCCCCGGTACCGCCACCAAGCCTAG